Proteins encoded in a region of the Fundulus heteroclitus isolate FHET01 unplaced genomic scaffold, MU-UCD_Fhet_4.1 scaffold_162, whole genome shotgun sequence genome:
- the LOC110368136 gene encoding uncharacterized protein LOC110368136 translates to MYQELQRKKRKRNIQTAAGETAEKVEELVLAAEELPAISQTLRELSEYAAANKRSTVAFTAAQATSIQDTFKCVICRDVMNVPVVAPCCRSLIGCNTCISEWVMTSPNCPKCRDNTFREARFCLTGLEEILEILHPVIRG, encoded by the exons ATGTATCAGGAACTGCaaaggaagaagaggaaaaggaaCAT tCAGACTGCGGctggagaaacagctgaaaaagtggAGGAGCTTGTGCTAGCAGCTGAGGAGCTGCCAGCAATATCTCAGACGCTGAGAGAATTGTCCGAATATGCTGCAGCCAACAAGCGGTCAACCGTGGCCTTCACTGCTGCCCAAGCCACTTCTATACAggacacatttaaatgtgttatttGTAGAG atgtgaTGAACGTACCTGTGGTGGCCCCCTGTTGCCGCAGCCTTATTGGGTGCAACACTTGCATCTCAGAGTGGGTGATGACCTCACCCAACTGCCCGAAATGCAGGGACAACACGTTCAGGGAAGCACGCTTCTGTTTAACAGGGTTAGAGGAAATCCTGGAAATTCTTCATCCCGTTATTAGAGGGTag